The following coding sequences are from one Dermacentor albipictus isolate Rhodes 1998 colony unplaced genomic scaffold, USDA_Dalb.pri_finalv2 scaffold_12, whole genome shotgun sequence window:
- the LOC139051551 gene encoding putative nuclease HARBI1 gives MRILAADALRPGSDHDAHVWRTTWLRRRFLEGHIAKAGEHLLGDSGYLLEPWLLTPVTGHPPIHTAEGRYNTAHAAMRSVVERCIGLLKSRFRCFQRYRALHYKPDRAANIVVARALLHNLCLDEGDVLLDDVSDDSSNSSSDDESGNPSPQRVPRVTAARMMYLRGCAARDNVVSSFGTTWQQHQHYLKRVRRRLRRQQHPQQQ, from the exons ATGCGGATCCTCGCCGCCGACGCTCTGCGACCGGGGTCAGACCACGACGCCCACGTCTGGAGAACTACGTGGTTGCGTCGTCGGTTCCTGGAGGGGCATATTGCCAAGGCCGGCGAACACCTCCTCG GTGACAGCGGCTACCTCCTGGAACCATGGCTTCTGACCCCAGTCACAGGCCACCCTCCCATACACACTGCGGAAGGCAGgtacaacactgcacatgctgccatGCGGTCCGTAGTGGAGCGGTGCATTGGGCTTCTGAAGAGCCGTTTCCGCTGCTTTCAGCGTTATCGCGCCCTCCACTACAAACCAGACCGCGCTGCCAACATCGTTGTAGCACGTGCACTGTTGCACAACTTGTGTCTTGATGAAGGTGACGTGTTGTTGGATGATGTTAGTgatgacagcagcaacagcagcagtgacgATGAAAGTGGCAACCCCTCCCCACAGAGAGTTCCCCGAGTGACGGCAGCACGCATGATGTACCTGAGAGGCTGTGCTGCCCGGGATAATGTTGTTAGCTCATTTGGCACGACAtggcagcagcaccagcactacCTGAAAAGGGTGCGAAGGCGGCTGCGTCGACAGCAGCACCCACAGCAGCAATAA